The Scylla paramamosain isolate STU-SP2022 chromosome 32, ASM3559412v1, whole genome shotgun sequence sequence TGCCTTTGTCATTCCTGGAACTGGTGCCTTTGTCACTCCTGGAACTGGTGCCTTTGTCATTCCTGGAACTGGTGCCTTTGTCATTCCTGGAACTGGTGCCTTTGTCATTCCTGGAACTGGTGCCTTTGTCATTCCTGGAACTGTGCCTTTGTCATTCCTGGAACTGGTGCCTTTGTCATTCCTGGAACTGGTGCCTTTGTCACTCCTGGAACTGTGCCTTTGTCATTCCTGGAACTGGTACCTTTGTCACTCCTGGAACTGTGCCTTTGTCTCTCCTGGAACTGGTGCCTTTGTCACTCCTGAAACTGGTGCCTTTGTGAGTCCTGGAACTGGTGCCTTTGTTACTCCTGAAACTGGTGCCTTTGTCATTCCTGGAATTGGTGCCTTTGTCACTCCTGAAACTGATGCCTTTGTCATTCCTGGAACTGGTGCCTTTGTTACTCCTGGAACTGGTGCCTTTGTGAGTCCTGGAACTGGTGCCTTTGTCACTCCTGAAACTGGTGCCTTTGTCATTCCTGGAACTGGTGCCTTTGTTACTCCTGGAACTGGTGCCTTTGTCATTCCTGGAACTGGTGCCTTTGTTACTCCTGGAACTGGTGCCTTTGTTAGTCCTGGAACTGGTGCCTTTGTCATTCCTGGAACTGGTGCCTTTGTCATTCCTGGAACTGGTGCCTTTGTTACTCCTGGAACTGGTGCCTTTGTGAGTCCTGGAACTGGTGCCTTTGTCACTCCTGAAACTGGTGCCTTTGTTACTCCTGGAACTGGTGCCTTTGTCACTCCTGAAACTGGTGCCTTTGTCATTCCTGGAACTGGTGCCTTTGTTACTCCTGGAACTGGTGCCTTTGTGAGTCCTGGAACTGGTGCCTTTGTTACTCCTGGAACTGGTGCCTTTGTGAGTCCTGGAACTGGTGCCTTTGTCACTCCTGAAACTGGTGCCTTTGTCATTCCTGGAACTGGTGCCTTTGTCACTCCTGAAACTGGTGCCTTTGTCATTCCTGGAACTGGTGCCTTTGTTACTCCTGGAACTGGTGCCTTTGTCACTCCTGAAACTGGTGCCTTTGTCATTCCTGGAACTGGTGCCTTTGTTACTCCTGGAACTGGTGCCTTTGTGAGTCCTGGAACTGGTGCCTTTGTCACTCCTGGAACTGGTGCCTTTGCCACTCCTGGAACTGGTGCCTTTGTCATTCCTGGAACTGGTGCCTTTGTTACTCCTGGAACTGGTGCCTTTGTGAGTCCTGGAACTGGTGCCTTTGTCATTCCTGGAACTGGTGCCTTTGTCATTCCTGGAACTGGTGCCTTTGTTACTCCTGGAACTGGTGCCTTTGTCACTCCTGGAACTGTGCCTTTGTCATTCTTGGAAGTGGTGCTTTTGTCACTCCTGGAACTGTGCCTTTGTCATTCCTGGAACTGGTGCCTTTGTCACTCCTGGAACTGTGCCTTTGTCATTCCTGGAACTGGTGCCTTTGTCACTCCTGGAACTGGTGCCTTTGTTATTCCCGGAACCGGTACCTTTGTCACTCATGGAACTGGTGCCTTTGTCATTCCTGGAACTGGTGCCTTTGTCACTTCTGGAACTGTGCCTTTGTCACTCCTGGAACTGGTGATTTTGTCACTCCTGGAACTGTGCCTTTGTCAGTCCTGGAACTGGTGCCTTTGTCACTCCTGGAACTGGTGCCTTTGTCATTCCTGGAACTGGTGCCTTTGTGAGTCCTGGAACTGGTGCCTTTGTTACTCCTGGAACTGGTGCCTTTGTCACTCCTGGAACTGGTGTCTTTGTCACTCCTGGA is a genomic window containing:
- the LOC135088874 gene encoding fibroin heavy chain-like, whose translation is MSFLELVLVSLLKLVPLLFPELVPLSLLELVPLSHLELCLCHSWNCAFVIPGTGAFVIPGTGAFVTPGTGAFVIPGTGAFVIPGTGAFVIPGTGAFVIPGTVPLSFLELVPLSFLELVPLSLLELCLCHSWNWYLCHSWNCAFVSPGTGAFVTPETGAFVSPGTGAFVTPETGAFVIPGIGAFVTPETDAFVIPGTGAFVTPGTGAFVSPGTGAFVTPETGAFVIPGTGAFVTPGTGAFVIPGTGAFVTPGTGAFVSPGTGAFVIPGTGAFVIPGTGAFVTPGTGAFVSPGTGAFVTPETGAFVTPGTGAFVTPETGAFVIPGTGAFVTPGTGAFVSPGTGAFVTPGTGAFVSPGTGAFVTPETGAFVIPGTGAFVTPETGAFVIPGTGAFVTPGTGAFVTPETGAFVIPGTGAFVTPGTGAFVSPGTGAFVTPGTGAFATPGTGAFVIPGTGAFVTPGTGAFVSPGTGAFVIPGTGAFVIPGTGAFVTPGTGAFVTPGTVPLSFLEVVLLSLLELCLCHSWNWCLCHSWNCAFVIPGTGAFVTPGTGAFVIPGTGTFVTHGTGAFVIPGTGAFVTSGTVPFPGTGAFVTPGTGAFVIPGTGAFVSPGTGAFVTPGTGAFVTPGTGVFVTPGTGAFVSTGTGAFVTPGTGAFVSPGTGAFVGPGTGAFVSPGTGAFISPGTSALVIPGTGAFVSPGTGAFVTPGTGAFVIPGTDAFVIPGTGAFVIPGIGAFVSRGTGAFVGPGTGALLVLELVPLSVLELVPLSVLELVPLSVLELVL